In a single window of the Biomphalaria glabrata chromosome 5, xgBioGlab47.1, whole genome shotgun sequence genome:
- the LOC106071545 gene encoding uncharacterized protein LOC106071545, translating into MAPTMVQVDSQSRGTMDRVPVSSAPLKSNVVSPRDPVDIFISLDDDNSCETYFCSRDTCPSVRSVLPEASEVFREALDKLKLETSDSDNKSSEKNQAKSQSASVSSSSSSKVKSSSPVKSSFFPNILPSFMSSKSSEASGNKLLKPNKASGSRRPASFGGADLVKPRTARRASHCDKRVSWADEKGSDRQLISVRLIRPRISADINLAINSPPGQSILRNTGT; encoded by the exons ATGGCTCCAACAATGGTTCAGGTCGACTCTCAATCTAGGGGAACCATGGACCGCGTCCCTGTGAGCTCAGCGCCTCTGAAGTCCAATGTGGTCTCACCACGTGACCCTGTGGACATCTTCATTTCACTGGACGATGACAACAGCTGCGAGACGTACTTCTGCAGCCGTGACACCTGCCCATCGGTCAGGTCTGTTCTCCCAGAAGCGTCAGAAGTCTTTAGG GAAGCCCTTGATAAACTGAAACTTGAGACTTCCGACAGTGACAACAAATCAAGTGAAAAGAACCAAGCCAAGTCACAATCAGCGTCTGTGTCCTCCTCTAGCAGCTCCAAAGTCAAGTCCTCCAGTCCAGTCAAGTCCTCCTTCTTCCCAAACATCCTCCCATCCTTCATGTCCTCCAAATCATCCGAAGCATCCGGCAACAAGCTGCTCAAGCCAAATAAGGCTTCTGGTTCTCGGCGCCCGGCTTCCTTCGGGGGCGCTGACTTGGTAAAGCCAAGAACGGCCAGGAGAGCTAGCCACTGCGACAAACGAGTAAGTTGGGCCGACGAGAAAGGCTCCGACCGTCAGCTGATCTCAGTTCGACTGATTCGTCCCCGGATCTCTGCCGACATAAACCTTGCCATCAATTCACCCCCCGGTCAATCAATCCTTCGTAACACTGGCACGTAA
- the LOC106071543 gene encoding isatin hydrolase-like has product MLPGASLLLLSAALWGLSEGCWGTPGCRVVDMSHSLDTRSQKFPIMPDFHLTLLTRGIQDGGYWTEYYKFDTPEHISTHMDAPSHFAQEGWKLNEIPIERFMGPGVVIDIRAKAARNPDYRLGIVDLRTWEKRYGKIPDGAIVFLWSGWDVRYPNTTLFFNTNPSDASFHFPGFHPAAMSWLVNKRNISMIGVDTPSVDYGPSTTFETHQVMCKANIMGLEMVNNLGLIPASGAHITALPIKLLNGSGGLTRVVATFFQEKNCAY; this is encoded by the exons ATGCTTCCAGGTGCAAGTCTGCTTTTGCTGTCTGCAGCGCTCTGGGGACTGAGTGAGGGATGTTGGGGCACCCCAGGATGTCGGGTTGTGGATATGTCTCATTCTCTGGACACCCGTTCTCAAAAATTTCCAATCATGCCAGATTTTCATTTAACTCTTCTGACAAGGGGAATTCAAGATGGTGGATACTG GAccgagtactacaagtttgacACGCCGGAACACATCAGCACGCACATGGATGCGCCCTCACACTTTGCACAAGAGGGCTGGAAGCTGAACGAGATCCCGATTGAACGCTTCATGGGGCCTGGAGTGGTCATTGACATCAGAGCCAAAGCAGCCAGAAATCCAGACTACAGACTGGG CATTGTGGATCTAAGAACATGGGAGAAAAGGTATGGAAAGATTCCTGATGGCGCGATTGTCTTTCTGTGGTCTGGCTgggatgtcaggtacccaaacACGACATTATTCTTCAATACAAATCCTTCGGATGCCAGTTTTCATTTCCCAG GATTTCATCCGGCGGCCATGTCTTGGCTTGTGAACAAGCGCAACATCAGTATGATAGGCGTGGACACGCCCTCTGTGGACTACGGACCTAGCACCACGTTTGAGACTCACCAGGTCATGTGCAAGGCCAACATTATGGGTCTGGAGATGGTCAACAACCTGGGTTTGATCCCGGCCTCCGGCGCTCACATCACGGCTCTACCCATTAAGCTGCTGAACGGCAGTGGAGGGCTGACGAGAGTTGTAGCCACtttttttcaagaaaagaaCTGCGCATATTAA
- the LOC129926347 gene encoding uncharacterized protein LOC129926347: MVVREPDVCPPIVREQDVCPPIVREQDVCPPIVREQDVCPPIVREQDVCPPIVREQDVCPPIVREQDVCPPVVREQDVCPPVVKEPDACPPVVREPDVCPPVVREPDVSPPVVREPDVCPPVVREPDACPPVVREPDVCPPVVREPDVCPPVVREPDVSPPVVREPDVSPPVVREPDVCPPVVREQDVCPPVVKEPDACPPVVREPDVCPPVVREPDVCPPVVREPDVCPPVVREPDVCPPVVREPDVSPPVVREPDVCPPVVREPDVCPPVVREPDVCPPVVREPSPRKHTSLHNNVIGCVLHTQQ, translated from the exons ATGG TTGTCAGAGAACCAGATGTCTGCCCACCAATTGTCAGAGAACAAGATGTCTGCCCACCAATTGTCAGAGAACAAGATGTCTGCCCACCAATTGTCAGAGAACAAGATGTCTGCCCACCAATTGTCAGAGAACAAGATGTCTGCCCACCAATTGTCAGAGAACAAGATGTCTGCCCACCAATTGTCAGAGAACAAGATGTCTGCCCACCAGTTGTCAGAGAACAAGATGTCTGCCCACCAGTTGTCAAAGAACCAGATGCGTGCCCACCAGTTGTCAGAGAACCAGACGTCTGCCCACCAGTTGTCAGAGAACCAGATGTCTCCCCACCAGTTGTCAGAGAACCAGATGTCTGCCCACCAGTTGTCAGAGAACCAGATGCGTGCCCACCAGTTGTCAGAGAACCAGACGTCTGCCCACCAGTTGTCAGAGAACCAGACGTCTGCCCACCAGTTGTCAGAGAACCAGATGTCTCCCCACCAGTTGTCAGAGAACCAGATGTCTCCCCACCAGTTGTCAGAGAACCAGATGTCTGCCCACCAGTTGTCAGAGAACAAGATGTCTGCCCACCAGTTGTCAAAGAACCAGATGCGTGCCCACCAGTTGTCAGAGAACCAGACGTCTGCCCACCAGTTGTCAGAGAACCAGACGTCTGCCCACCAGTTGTCAGAGAACCAGACGTCTGCCCACCAGTTGTCAGAGAACCAGACGTCTGCCCACCAGTTGTCAGAGAACCAGATGTCTCCCCACCAGTTGTCAGAGAACCAGATGTCTGCCCACCAGTTGTCAGAGAACCAGATGTCTGCCCACCAGTTGTCAGAGAACCAGATGTCTGCCCACCAGTTGTCAGAGAACCATCGCCTAGGAAACACACATCACTCCATAACAATGTTATAGGATGCGTTTTACAcacacaacaataa
- the LOC106071544 gene encoding kynurenine formamidase-like, protein MAIRITNLLLMFAALLKSVLNETPLDKCCIVDMSHTLDTDSIRFPTDPEFIFTILTRGIEPEGFWLELNKFETPEHIGTHMDAPSHFARDRWRVHEIPAQRLVGAGVVVDVRNKVKRNPDYRLSVSDLRKWEMLYGRIPDGAIVFMWSGWDVRYPNKTSTFNSNTPEDIRTWHFPGFHPSAMSWLVQNRNISMIGVDTPSVDYAQTSVYDVHQIMCNASIMGLENVNNLAKIPPSRSLIVALPVKLRDGSGGPVRIISIFCDTDKSKYC, encoded by the exons ATGGCTATCAGAATAACAAACCTGCTTTTGATGTTTGCTGCTCTACTCAAGTCTGTCTTGAATGAAACACCCCTTGACAAGTGTTGCATAGTGGACATGTCTCACACCCTGGACACCGACTCCATTAGATTCCCAACTGACCCTGAGTTCATTTTCACCATCCTGACTCGAGGGATCGAGCCCGAAGGCTTTTG GCTAGAGTTGAATAAGTTTGAGACACCAGAACATATCGGCACACACATGGACGCTCCGTCTCATTTTGCTAGAGACCGGTGGCGAGTCCATGAGATTCCAGCACAACGTCTGGTAGGTGCAGGAGTTGTCGTTGACGTCAGGAACAAAGTGAAGAGGAATCCAGACTACAGACTCAG CGTTTCAGATCTAAGAAAATGGGAAATGTTGTATGGGCGTATACCCGATGGCGCCATCGTCTTCATGTGGTCTGGGTGGGATGTTAGGTACCCGAACAAAACATCCACGTTCAATTCGAACACTCCAGAAGATATCAGAACGTGGCATTTTCCAG GGTTTCATCCCTCGGCGATGTCTTGGCTTGTACAGAATCGAAACATCAGTATGATCGGAGTCGACACGCCCTCTGTAGACTACGCCCAGACGTCTGTTTACGACGTTCATCAGATCATGTGCAACGCCAGCATCATGGGTCTGGAGAATGTCAACAATCTCGCCAAAATTCCGCCATCCAGATCTCTCATTGTGGCACTTCCGGTTAAACTTCGAGACGGTAGCGGTGGTCCCGTGAGAATCATTTCTATTTTCTGTGATACAGACAAGTCCAAATATtgctga